TCGGCAAATTTTAATAGCCGTCTCAACGGCTTCGGCCCCAGTGTTCATGGGTAAAAGTTTATCAAAACCGAAAGTTCGGGTAGCATATTTTTCGAACGCACCCAACTTGTCGTTATAAAATGCCCTGGAAGTGAGCGTCAAGGTTTGGGCTTGCTCCATCATGGCCCCTACAATCTTGGGGTGACAATGCCCTTGATTTACAGCTGAATAGGCCGAAAGAAAATCATAGTATTTTCTTCCTTCCACATCCCAAACGTACACACCCTCTCCCCTGCTCAAAACTACAGGTAATGGGTGGTAATTGTGGGCTCCGTACTTATCCTCCAATGCGATTGCATCCTCAGATGTGATGTTTTCTAAAACTGACATGATAAAATTACTTTAAATAAGACTTTAGCAATTCCTTCTGTACCTTTATCCTTTCGAACTTCAGATGGGCATCGGATCGAAAATTCAGCGTGGGAGAGAAATCATCCCTGTAGAGCTTCAAAAGTACAAATATTCCCATTCATTTTAAAGCTTTTTTGAACACGTACCACCTACTTGTTAATACTATCCATATCCTAACCTTCAATCCAAAGAAACCTATTATTTTTGCCACATGCGAAAGAACAGAGGTAGACACATTTTTGAAAATGTAGAGGTCGTAGACGCCGGTGCGAAAGGAAAAACCGTGGGAAAGGCGCCTGACGGAAGAATCATATTTTTGGATAACGCCGTACCGGGCGATGTAGTGGATGTGCAAACGCATAAGAAGCGAAAAAGCTATTTTGAGGGTACTGCCGTTGCGTTCCACTCACACTCGGAAAAGAGGGTCGAGCCTGAATGCGAACATTTTGGCGTTTGTGGCGGATGCAAATGGCAAAATATGGGCTACGAGCATCAACTTTACTACAAACAAAAAGAGGTTGAGAACAATCTAAAGCGAATTGGCCATTTGGACCTTCCTGAAATTCAACCCATTTTAGGCTCTAAGGACATCTATTTCTATAGGAACAAAATGGAGTTTTCATTTTCGGACAGTAGGTGGCTTACCATGGATGAAATCCGATCCAACAAGGACATCGATAACAAAAACGCCCTGGGTTTCCATATACCGGGCATGTGGGACAAAATCCTGGATATAAAAAAATGCCATCTACAGCAGGACCCATCCAATGCCATTCGGTTGGAAACCAAAAAATTTGCACAGGAAAACGGACTTACTTTTTTCAATCCAAGAAATCAACATGGATTACTGCGTACCTTGATGGTACGCACTGCTTCGACGGGGGAATTAATGGTGTTGATTCAGTTTTTTGAGGAAGACAAGGCCAAAAGAGAGCTACTCTTGAATCACTTAAAGGAAAAATTTCCTGAGATTACTTCCCTACTTTACGTAATCAACGAAAAGCAAAACGACACCCTTTATGATCAGGAGGTGTGTTGTTTTACAGGGAGGGACCATATTTTTGAAGAAATGGAAGGCCTTTCCTTTAAGATTACGGCAAAATCCTTTTACCAGACTAATTCTGAACAGGCCTACGAATTATACAAAGTGACTCGTGATTTCGCCAAACTTCAAGGAAATGAACTGGTGTACGACCTGTATACGGGTACTGGGACCATTGCGCAATTTGTTTCCAAAAAAGCAAAAAAAGTCATTGGGATAGAATCTGTACCGGATGCTATTCTGGATGCCAAATCGAATGCGGAGCGAAATAAAATCAATAATGTGGATTTTTTTGTAGGCGATATGAAAAACGTATTCAATGATAGTTTTATCGCCAAAAATGGAACGCCCGATGTCATCATTACCGATCCCCCTAGGGATGGTATGCACAAAGACGTGGTGCAGCAAATCCTGAACATTTCGCCCTCACGTATCGTCTATGTTAGCTGTAACAGCGCTACCCAGGCTAGGGACCTTGAACTTATGAAAGACACTTATACTGTAACAAAGGTTCAGCCCGTGGATATGTTTCCACAGACACACCACGTTGAAAATGTCGTACTTTTGGAAAAG
Above is a window of Maribacter algicola DNA encoding:
- the rlmD gene encoding 23S rRNA (uracil(1939)-C(5))-methyltransferase RlmD, with the protein product MRKNRGRHIFENVEVVDAGAKGKTVGKAPDGRIIFLDNAVPGDVVDVQTHKKRKSYFEGTAVAFHSHSEKRVEPECEHFGVCGGCKWQNMGYEHQLYYKQKEVENNLKRIGHLDLPEIQPILGSKDIYFYRNKMEFSFSDSRWLTMDEIRSNKDIDNKNALGFHIPGMWDKILDIKKCHLQQDPSNAIRLETKKFAQENGLTFFNPRNQHGLLRTLMVRTASTGELMVLIQFFEEDKAKRELLLNHLKEKFPEITSLLYVINEKQNDTLYDQEVCCFTGRDHIFEEMEGLSFKITAKSFYQTNSEQAYELYKVTRDFAKLQGNELVYDLYTGTGTIAQFVSKKAKKVIGIESVPDAILDAKSNAERNKINNVDFFVGDMKNVFNDSFIAKNGTPDVIITDPPRDGMHKDVVQQILNISPSRIVYVSCNSATQARDLELMKDTYTVTKVQPVDMFPQTHHVENVVLLEKKN